A single region of the Phyllostomus discolor isolate MPI-MPIP mPhyDis1 chromosome 14, mPhyDis1.pri.v3, whole genome shotgun sequence genome encodes:
- the LOC114512053 gene encoding annexin A2-like, with amino-acid sequence MSTVHEILCKLSLKGDKSIPPNVYGSVKAYTNSDAHRNTLNIEMAIKTKGVDEVTIINILTNHSNEQKQDIVLVYQRRTKKELASALKSALSSHLEMVILGLLKTLAHYNASKLKDSMKGLGTDEDSVIEITYSRTNWELQEINRVYKEMYQTDWRTLFLTHLVTSAT; translated from the coding sequence ATGTCTACTGTTCATGAAATTCTGTGCAAGCTAAGCTTGAAGGGTGATAAATCTATACCACCAAATGTGTATGGGTCAGTCAAAGCCTACACCAACTCTGATGCACACCGGAACACTTTAAACATTGAAATGGCCATCAAGACCAAAGGTGTGGATGAGGTCACCATCATCAACATTTTGACCAATCACAGCAATGAACAGAAGCAGGATATTGTGTTAGTTTACCAGAGAAGGACCAAAAAGGAACTTGCATCAGCACTAAAGTCAGCCTTGTCCAGCCACCTGGAGATGGTGATTTTGGGCCTATTGAAAACACTTGCTCACTATAATGCTTCCAAGCTGAAGGACTCTATGAAGGGGCTGGGGACTGATGAGGATTCTGTCATTGAGATCACCTACTCAAGGACCAACTGGGAGCTGCAGGAAATTAACAGAGTCTACAAGGAAATGTACCAGACTGACTGGAGGACATTATTTCTGACACATCTGGTGACTTCTGCAACCTGA